The Nicotiana tabacum cultivar K326 chromosome 1, ASM71507v2, whole genome shotgun sequence genome segment TGGATAGTGCTATTGGAAGTTTTCAATATGGTGAAGAGTCACCAAAATTAACAACTTCCCTGGTAAACTGTCCGGGGCAGCTTTCATCAAGTAAGTCTGGAAATGAAAACTCAGACAAGATCAATTTCGACTTAGGAAACAGTGAATTTAGTGAAGCTGAGATGAGAAAGATTATGGCTGATGAAAGACTGGCAGAGATTGTAGTTTCAGATTCTAAACGTGCCAAAAGGTATGGAGCTGAATTGCTGATTAATTCTTTTCTGTAATTGTAGCCCTCTTTAAATTCCCAGGTTAAATCATCTTCAAGAAAGGAAAAAGAGGGAATAATTTCACATACTTTTTTTGGAATCTGTAATTTCTTCTGCTCTCAGGATATTGGCCAATCGTCAGTCAGCAGCTCGATCCAAGGAACGTAAATTGCGCTATATTTCAGAGTTGGAATATAACGTTCAGACTCTTCAAACAGAAGCAACCACTTTGTCCACACAAGTGACCAGCCTACAGGTGCTTATTAAAAGCTTATAGGTCTCTTTGGTGCTTCTTTTGTGAACTTGGTTTTGTTTTGAGGTAATTGGATTTGTTATATCTCATTGCAGAAAGATTTTAATGAGCTTACAAGCTTGAACAATGAGCTGAGATTTCGCCTTCAAGCCATGGAACAACAAGCACAGCTCAGAGATGGTATGTTTCTTTCCTTATATTTTCTTCTGTTAGTCTTTAGATAAACTAGTTTGCACCCATATGCATTGCACTTTGCATGTAAGTtttaactgaaagaaaagatttCTTGTTTTAATTCTTTAAGACAAAAAACTTTGGCAATATGTCAATTCAAAGATTCTTATTGCAGAAATCGAGagaatgaatatttttttttttgtacagTTTTTATATCTTTTGTTTTTTTGGCTTTTCGTTATTccaaagttgaaaatttgaagcttTCCTATCCCTTGATTTTAAGATagatagttttgttttaattgttattgaTGTTGATGGTCGCAAATAGATTTGATGATCTTTCTGAAAATCATTAAAGATTTAATCAATTTTTGCAATTAAATAGCTTTTTCCAAGAACAGTTTACATACTATTAGATATTCATTTGTGCAAACATGGACTCTAAGAAATAAATCAGAAGGAATAGATGTTGCAAATTTACACAGTTTTAGGTGTTCATTGAGTGCAATTACAGGATTTCTTTTAGAAAGAAACTATTTCAATTACGGTTTACTTGATCTTTggtttcttcttcatttcttgtATTTATATCTTCTCTTATTGAATTCAAAAGTTTGGTGGCTATAATGCTCTAGCACAAGGTGACTTTAGAAGTTGCTGAAATAGACTATTCTCTGAAGTGTTCTGTTCTTGAAATTATGCAGTGTTTTATATGTTTATCTCCAATATGCTTTATatttcttgttttatttatttattgagttTATCATACATATAAACAACTAAAATAATTGTGATCATAATTAAGTCAGCTGTATGAATACTCTCTATAAactgtgcataaggtttcaaatgTTTTAACTCAGAAAATATTGTCATTCTCTCTTCTTGACCCTTCTGGCAAGCCGTTTTGTTAGTTGGATTGATGTTCGCTAGCATTTCCTTCTCCCTAGCAGTTGTCATGTCCCACTATGTTAGTTCTAACGTGATTCCCTTGGCTGGTCAATAATCTGTCTTTCAATTAAGTTAGAGGTTTCGTAAGACTAAAAcatctaaggggtcgtttggtagggtgagaatagtgcggaataaggtgtattagtaatgcatgtgttagtaatgcaagcattagttatgcagttattatttcttatctactgtttggtatgatgtattaaaattataatgtattgcataattttgaagaaaaatagttgtttacaaaaatgccctccatactctctagctttaagggactttaagaaCAATTGtatctttaaccatactaatgcatgcattaataaccttggtattactaatgccatggttttctatgcattacttatatgtaggataataccaagtatgatgtaCAACTAATACAAGTTATACACAAATTGAAAAAATGTACCAAACAAGATATTAGTAATGCATggagctaatgcttgcattatatTTTCTAATatctcctaccaaacgacccctaagtgtcACACTTATTCTACCAAAACCTAATGTGCAAGTGTAATGGCAATTACGCCTTAGTGTTCGTAGAGAAGAGAGATGATTAGCACCTCCCCTGACAGGGACGGGATCATCAGCTTTACCTATTACCTGAACAACATTACAACAATTAAGCCTTAATCCTAACTAGTTAGTATCGTCATTCATCTCTATGGATCCTTTGTTTCAATTGTGCTAGGTTTTAGCTAAGTCCGAATCAATTGCAAAATTATAGGTCCTAAATGGCTATGCAAAAAGTTATTTTAGGTCTAGCTCGGTCATTTACTACTTTCAATCACCATTATTTCACGCATACTGACTGGTGAATAAGGTCTATGTTTGGACATGACTGAATCATCAGTCATCTCGGGTCATAGTCTCGCACTTTGTCCTATATGTGTACTGCTTGCTCTCTTTATCAGTAGtgatcattatttattttttgaatcttGTATGCCCAGAGATCCATCTTAACCCTGCGGTTACTATGACATTCTGAAAGACTCTTTCAAAATGTATGTACTTGCTAAAACTCTATGATCCTTGGATCTGTGGTTGCCTTCAGTTGGTGGCTGCCTATAATAGGGATATTAATATCTTTTTGATACACACATCCACGAGGATGGAAACTATTAATTATGACGTTGCATTGCAGCTCTGCACGAGGCATTAACTGCAGAAGTCAAGCGTTTAAAGCTTACAATGGGGGAACTCAAGGAAGGACGGTTGCCTAATAGCATTGCGCGACAGATGCCCATGAAACCTAATATGTTCCAGAAGCAGCGTCAGCAGTCTAGTGAAATCCAACAATTTTCTGTTGCGAAACCAAACACTGCAACAAAGGCTTCAGCTACACCTGCATCAGCCTAGTTGGTCAAAACAAAGCACCGGGGTGGTGAGACAGTGCTAAAATGTGAGCTCTTGGATTACTTATATAAGTATTGGTCTCAAACGGTAAACAGTGCTAAAATGTGAGCTCTTGGATTTGTATTTACACAGCTTTGTATCCTTTTGGATAGTATTTATTCATTCACGTAATAGACATTGCACTGATTATAATGAAAAATAGAGTCGGACTTCAAGCCAATTTTCCTTTGATTTGTCGTCTGTTTCTAAGATATAGACCATTTGGTTTGATTTCTAAATTAGTCCAAGTTCTTAATTAGTGTTTTAACTATTTTTGCTTAAAATTAAACTTGCTACATCCCTAAAACTCAGTGCTTATAATTTTACATCTCTACATTTAAGCTTGTGGCCGAGGGTccatcggaaacagtctctctactttCTTTGGGcgggggtaaggtctgcgtacacactaccctccccaaccCATCTGTGAAATTTtattggtttgttgttgttgttgtacatttAAGCTTGTCGTAAtctaatattataaaaaaatagtttAGCATAGGCAaactatctatatctatactatattaaaagtacgaaggcccttagtgaaatgtcgttcgccttttttaccctttaaaaatagagctCATACtaagacaaaatagtcattttattattttttctaaaatttaggaatctaaaatcaactaaaattattgttattaattatttccttatataaacaatgtaaaaaattctaatatttaagactttaaaaaaatataatttagtacTTACATAGTGTGCAAGCGTTTACATATTTAAGGAAAATTACTAACGAAGCATTAAAATACTAAACTTCTTTTTGAAAACTTTTGAGCAAATAAAATTTATTTCCTTAAGACTATGAGAACATAATATAGTTACGTAATATTTGACAAGTCAGTatattattttattctatttgatCTATtaaagcaaatgcacaacttatATATCGAAGTTATGTAAAGGCATTAGAATACCTTtgcaaaatataattattttctttattaagtTAGCTAAATTGGATCAATAGTCTTTATTgggcttttattttataactcatcacatagtttaataatttttgtgcaattttttcaaattttatatttgtTAATATAAAAAACACGcactagataaaatagtcatttaattcttttcctaatatttaggacctaGAAATTCATTAATATTTGGTtattatatctttctttatttaaactagatacctaaaatttaggactttaaaatcaattaaaattttaccttaaataaatatttaaaaagtcAATTTGGAACAGTAGTACAAAATCTAGAGATGCTCGTCTGAAGTCGGTTATACATGGCAAGTGACAAATGACATCCTAATGGTACTCAAATTGTATTCACggtaaacaaaatatttttttaacatcaataattaaatttttttttgttgaagaatTTACTTTATTTAGTATTTGCAATAAATTACATTAATGTATTTTAATTATGTGGTAAATAGTGTGAGACTAAATTGAAAACTACTAAATATATAGGAAAATAATGTTTCGgtttttattttatcttcttcAATCAATCTAGACTATTATAAAAGCTCGAAACTTTAACGCGAAATTGATcaaatttttttcatttaaaaataaattttatatttgacaaaattattgtttaattaatatttttaatagtTAGGACATTGAAATTAACTAAAACTTTGACTATTAAATATTTtacttatttgaactatataggAACTCTTAATATTTAGAAATGTCATCCCAGTAAGATTACTTAAATAAATTGAGTAAGTCCATTTTTCACAAGAACTCATAATTTTAGGATTTGTTATTTCACCCCGAACAATAATATTATAGGTGACATTAGAAGTGTTCTACTTTAAGATACCAAGAGactaaaatttaaaacaaattgCACAAAAATCATACTCAGAAACTCACGATTATTTTCAGATTACTAAAATTTTAAAGATTTAAGGTTGATAATGTTAGAAATGTTAGCTATTTCAAGCTattcttttttaagaaaatattaataaaatatttttcaaaagtgTTGTCATAGAGTTTCGTAGTTTCTCACGGTGTTGATACGTGGCTACTGATATTATCCATCACTATTGAGCTAAAGGAAGTAACAATGTTTATTAGCATGTATAATCCCTTTATCATCATAATGATCGAATTTTTATAGAAAAGATGGCGTGAGAACCCAAATCTAACGAAAGTCCAAAGATCAACATTTATctcttttgtgtgtgtgtgtgtgtaatttttataaaatttacaTTCATTGATATGA includes the following:
- the LOC107799666 gene encoding bZIP transcription factor 29, translated to MAQPNSKPPISHNFGGGASHTRSLSQPSIFSNNGLPPLSPFPHSESSMASANSSLKDTSMEEVDVSSRGPPFVSSSTRENTFRYSDSLPPKKGHRRSNSDVPLGFSAMIQSSLQLMPISGQGVLGGATLLGDPLRRKSGGEVVDKLSSYMNLENMEALNSSITEDKVKDSIASRTKLSSGDSSNNEAESVSKGTSIKRSADVDITPTTRHFRSLSMDSAIGSFQYGEESPKLTTSLVNCPGQLSSSKSGNENSDKINFDLGNSEFSEAEMRKIMADERLAEIVVSDSKRAKRILANRQSAARSKERKLRYISELEYNVQTLQTEATTLSTQVTSLQKDFNELTSLNNELRFRLQAMEQQAQLRDALHEALTAEVKRLKLTMGELKEGRLPNSIARQMPMKPNMFQKQRQQSSEIQQFSVAKPNTATKASATPASA